The Streptococcus sp. 29896 genome includes a region encoding these proteins:
- a CDS encoding acyltransferase family protein produces MRIKWLSLIRTIGFLLVLLYHFFKQIFPGGFIGVDLFFTLSGFLTTALLIDEFQAEGKIDLFGFFHRRFYRIFPPLVLMILLSLPLALLVRNDFIASIGLQVSAALGFMTNFFEILAGGSYENQFSPHLFVHTWSLAIEVQFYLIWVLAVFGMTKISKSSGQLRGTIFLTSSALFLLSFLSMFISSFFVSNFSSIYYSTFTHIFPFFLGSILATMTGVKNTTRAFEKMVEKLDVRKTIALFAGGLVVEILLLFFLKFDSILTYTIGFLLSSLATASMIYAARVLHEKTPNVEEPALLSYFSSISYGIYLFHWPLFVIFSQLFQLAISVPLTLVFSIIFASLSFYMIEPNLQGKKGNLLGLDIDFASYSKWFYSLAGLLTLACLGISLFAPKLGGFEKESLASNLVQAQTQMATTRAAAENAQATNYNVQAGVTIFGDSVTVRASTAIQEVLPDAVIDGTVSRHLTEAKNLIELYKKNNTLKETVVISLGTNTSDNYQELLDDLVANFPKGHRLIFVTPYDGNFSQDTSLAYQTGQYEKELAKENDFISIADWYQVAVANPAIWVGSDLVHFNLETNGAELFATTIQDAVEAAADGPVKE; encoded by the coding sequence ATGCGAATTAAATGGTTATCACTTATACGAACAATCGGTTTTCTCCTGGTACTCTTGTACCACTTCTTTAAACAGATTTTTCCTGGTGGTTTTATCGGGGTCGACCTCTTTTTCACCCTCTCAGGATTCTTAACAACCGCCCTGCTGATTGATGAATTTCAAGCCGAGGGGAAAATTGATTTGTTTGGATTTTTCCACAGACGTTTCTATCGCATTTTCCCACCTCTTGTGCTGATGATTCTTCTTTCGCTTCCCTTAGCCTTGTTGGTCCGCAATGATTTCATTGCTTCGATCGGTTTACAGGTCTCAGCGGCACTCGGTTTCATGACTAACTTCTTTGAAATTTTGGCTGGTGGTAGTTACGAAAACCAATTCAGTCCTCACTTATTTGTCCACACATGGAGTCTTGCCATTGAGGTTCAATTTTATTTGATTTGGGTTCTTGCTGTTTTTGGAATGACCAAAATTTCCAAATCAAGTGGTCAATTACGAGGAACTATTTTTCTGACATCCAGCGCACTCTTCCTCCTAAGTTTCCTGAGCATGTTCATTTCAAGCTTTTTTGTTAGCAATTTTTCAAGCATTTATTATTCAACCTTTACCCATATCTTCCCCTTCTTTTTGGGAAGCATCCTAGCGACCATGACTGGCGTTAAAAATACAACACGAGCTTTTGAAAAAATGGTGGAAAAACTGGATGTACGTAAGACAATCGCTCTCTTTGCTGGGGGATTGGTGGTGGAAATACTCCTTCTTTTCTTCTTGAAGTTTGACAGTATTTTGACCTATACTATCGGTTTCCTCTTATCCAGTCTAGCGACGGCAAGTATGATTTATGCTGCTCGTGTCTTGCATGAAAAGACGCCAAATGTGGAAGAACCAGCTCTTCTTAGCTACTTCTCTTCCATTTCTTATGGTATATACCTATTCCATTGGCCTTTGTTCGTCATCTTCTCTCAACTCTTCCAGCTGGCCATTTCAGTTCCTCTGACTCTGGTCTTCTCCATTATCTTCGCTAGTCTTTCCTTCTATATGATTGAGCCAAATCTACAAGGAAAGAAAGGAAACCTGCTGGGCTTAGATATCGACTTTGCAAGCTATTCAAAATGGTTTTATTCCCTAGCTGGGCTCTTAACTCTTGCCTGCCTTGGAATCAGCCTCTTTGCTCCAAAACTTGGTGGGTTTGAAAAAGAGTCTCTTGCTAGCAATCTGGTTCAGGCTCAGACACAAATGGCCACTACACGTGCTGCCGCTGAAAATGCCCAGGCTACCAATTATAATGTTCAGGCCGGAGTGACCATCTTTGGCGATTCTGTCACCGTTCGAGCAAGTACAGCCATTCAAGAGGTCCTTCCTGATGCAGTCATTGACGGTACAGTTAGCCGCCATCTGACAGAAGCGAAAAACCTCATTGAACTTTATAAGAAAAACAATACCCTTAAAGAGACCGTCGTTATCTCCCTGGGAACCAATACCAGCGATAATTATCAGGAACTCTTAGACGATTTAGTAGCGAACTTCCCTAAAGGTCACCGCCTGATTTTCGTAACACCATACGACGGGAATTTTTCACAGGACACTTCCTTGGCCTACCAAACTGGTCAATATGAAAAAGAACTGGCTAAAGAAAACGACTTTATTTCCATTGCAGATTGGTATCAAGTCGCCGTTGCCAATCCTGCTATTTGGGTAGGAAGCGACCTGGTACACTTCAATCTTGAAACCAATGGTGCAGAGCTCTTTGCAACAACTATTCAAGATGCTGTCGAAGCGGCTGCAGATGGTCCTGTTAAAGAATAG